One window from the genome of Salvia miltiorrhiza cultivar Shanhuang (shh) chromosome 7, IMPLAD_Smil_shh, whole genome shotgun sequence encodes:
- the LOC130992545 gene encoding endo-1,4-beta-xylanase 1-like isoform X1 has translation MEKPSTSNANGNAPLEKLNEQLNDTISRPATNVILSHDFSGGLHSWHPNGCDGFVVSSDSGYPQGVPASVNGHFAIVTNRNECWQGLEQDITDRVSAGSTYTVCAWVGISGYGQAVADVQATLKLEYQHSSVSYLFIGRTSASMGRFEKLEGTFCLSTSPQRVTFYMEGPPPGIDILIKSVVVSCPESSQYDKPNEELNDTISRSATNVILNHDFSGGLHSWSPNGCDGFVVSSDSGYPQVIPASLNGRFAKVTNRNECWQGLEQDITNRVSAGSTYTVCAWVGILGSGQAVADVQATLKLEYQDSSVSYLPIGRTSASIGCFEKIEGTFCVSTMPHRVIFYLEGPPPGVDILVKSVVVSCPVSSQYDTQRKSFLFDDDGDIVQNPRFDGGLNNWSGRGCNIVLNESTAGGKILPQTGKYFASTANRTQNWNGIQQEITSRVQQKLAYEVFATVRIFGKNVSSADVRATLWVQTADLREQYIGVASVQATDKDWAQLHGKFLLNSSPSRAVIYLEGPPPGTDILLNNLVVKHAPKAPPASRPATQIALFGFNIVANSNLAKGTNGWFPLGNCTLGIGNGSPHILPPMAQDSLGPQEPLSGYYILATNRTQTWMGPAQTITERVQLFLTYQVSAWVRIGTGATRPQGVNVALGVDSQWVNGGQVEINDDEWHEIGGSFRIEKHAAKIIVYVQGPDPGVDLIVAGLQIFPVDRSARFKHLKKQTEKIRQRDVILKFTTSDSCTLFGTFVKIRQTQNSFPFGSCVNRTNIDNEDFVNFFVKNFNWAVFGNELKWYWTEPNKGSFNYKDADDLLNLCSSQNIQLRGHCILWEVETSVQPWIRALSRNDLMTAVQNRLTGLLTRYKGKFKHHDVNNEMLHGSFYQDRLGKDIRANMFKIAHLLDPSATLFVNDYHVEDGCDSHSSPEKYIQHILNLQEQGAPVGGIGIQGHIDHPVGPIVCSALNKLGILGLPIWFTELDVSSTNEYVRADDLEVMLREAFAHPAVEGVMLWGFWELFMSRDNGHLVNAEGDVNEAGKRYLVLKEEWLSKCHGLIDGQGHFEFRGFHGSYEVEIVSLSQGEKVTKTFVVDPGEDPLVITLNL, from the exons ATGGAGAAGCCATCCACGAGCAACGCCAATGGTAACGCTCCTTTGGAG AAGTTGAATGAGCAATTGAATGATACAATCAGCAGACCTGCAACTAATGTCATCCTTAGCCATGACTTTTCTGGAGGACTTCATTCGTGGCATCCTAATGGCTGTGATGGCTTTGTGGTTTCCTCAGATTCTGGTTATCCTCAAGGGGTACCAGCTAGCGTAAATGGTCATTTCGCCATAGTTACGAACCGGAATGAATGCTGGCAAGGCCTCGAACAAGATATAACCGACAGGGTTTCTGCAGGTTCCACTTATACAGTATGTGCTTGGGTTGGAATATCAGGATATGGTCAAGCTGTTGCTGATGTGCAGGCCACTCTGAAACTTGAGTACCAACACTCATCTGTTAGCTATTTATTTATTGGAAG AACTTCTGCTTCTATGGGGAGATTCGAAAAGCTAGAAGGAACTTTTTGTTTGTCGACTTCGCCTCAAAGAGTTACATTTTACATGGAGGGACCTCCGCCTGGCATTGATATACTCATAAAATCAGTAGTAGTTTCCTGCCCTGAGTCCAGTCAATATGAT AAGCCGAATGAGGAATTGAATGATACAATCAGCAGATCTGCAACTAATGTCATCCTTAACCATGATTTTTCTGGAGGACTTCATTCGTGGAGTCCTAATGGCTGTGATGGCTTTGTGGTTTCCTCAGACTCTGGTTACCCTCAAGTGATACCAGCTAGCCTAAATGGTCGTTTCGCCAAAGTTACAAACCGGAATGAATGCTGGCAAGGCCTCGAACAAGATATAACCAACAGGGTTTCGGCAGGTTCCACTTATACAGTATGTGCTTGGGTTGGAATTTTGGGATCTGGTCAAGCTGTTGCTGATGTGCAGGCCACTCTGAAACTTGAGTACCAAGACTCATCAGTTAGCTATTTACCCATTGGAAG AACTTCTGCTTCCATTGGGTGCTTTGAGAAGATAGAAGGGACTTTTTGTGTATCGACTATGCCTCACAGAGTTATATTTTACTTGGAGGGACCTCCGCCTGGCGTTGACATACTCGTCAAATCAGTAGTAGTTTCATGCCCTGTTTCCAGTCAATATGAT ACCCAACGCAAAAGTTTTCTCTTTGATGACGACGGTGACATCGTACAGAACCCAAGATTTGATGGCGGCCTTAATAATTGGTCTGGGAGAGGTTGTAACATTGTATTGAATGAGTCTACGGCAGGTGGAAAAATTCTTCCACAGACGGGAAAGTATTTTGCATCAACAGCAAATCGTACTCAGAACTGGAATGGAATTCAACAAGAGATAACGAGTAGAGTGCAGCAGAAGCTTGCCTATGAGGTTTTTGCAACAGTTCGAATATTTGGTAAAAATGTCAGTAGTGCAGATGTTAGAGCTACACTCTGGGTTCAGACAGCAGATCTGCGTGAACAATACATTGGAGTTGCGAG TGTGCAAGCAACAGACAAAGATTGGGCGCAGTTGCATGGAAAATTTCTTTTAAATAGCTCACCCTCACGGGCAGTTATTTATTTGGAAGGTCCACCTCCAGGCACTGATATTCTTCTTAACAACCTAGTTGTAAAGCATGCACCAAAAGCTCCACCCGCGTCTCGACCAGCCACTCAG ATCGCTCTTTTTGGATTTAATATTGTTGCTAATAGCAACCTTGCAAAAGGCACCAACGGGTGGTTCCCACTTGGAAATTGCACTCTTGGTATTGGCAATGGTTCGCCACATATCCTTCCTCCGATGGCTCAAGATTCTCTTGGACCTCAGGAACCATTGAGCGGTTACTATATTCTTGCAACCAATCGTACTCAGACATGGATGGGTCCAGCTCAGACAATCACAGAAAGAGTGCAACTCTTTTTGACATATCAAGTGTCTGCATGGGTACGAATCGGAACTGGGGCAACTAGACCTCAGGGTGTCAATGTGGCTCTTGGTGTGGACTCTCAATGGGTAAATGGTGGCCAAGTTGAGATTAATGATGATGAATGGCATGAAATTGGTGGATCTTTCAGAATTGAGAAGCATGCCGCGAAGATAATAGTTTATGTCCAGGGTCCTGATCCCGGGGTTGATTTAATCGTTGCAGGGCTACAAATCTTTCCAGTGGACAGATCTGCGAGATTCAAACACCTGAAAAAACAAACTGAAAAG ATACGCCAACGGGATGTTATCTTAAAGTTTACCACGTCAGATTCATGCACTCTGTTTGGCACCTTTGTGAAAATTAGACAAACTCAAAACAGCTTCCCATTTGGTTCATGTGTAAATAGGACAAATATAGACAACGAGGACTTCGTCAATTTCTTCGTGAAGAACTTCAACTGGGCTGTTTTTGGTAATGAGTTGAAGTGGTATTGGACGGAGCCGAACAAAGGAAGCTTCAACTATAAAGACGCTGATGACCTATTGAATTTGTGTTCAAGCCAAAACATTCAACTTCGTGGGCACTGTATCTTGTGGGAGGTGGAGACATCAGTTCAGCCATGGATACGTGCTTTGAGCAGAAATGATCTGATGACAGCGGTTCAGAACCGTTTAACAGGCCTGCTGACCCGTTACAAGGGCAAGTTCAAGCACCATGATGTAAACAATGAAATGCTGCACGGGTCGTTCTACCAGGATCGTCTGGGGAAAGATATCAGGGCGAACATGTTCAAGATCGCGCATCTGCTGGACCCCTCCGCCACCCTTTTTGTGAACGACTACCACGTTGAGGATGGATGCGACTCACATTCCTCACCTGAGAAGTACATTCAGCACATTCTTAATCTCCAAGAGCAGGGAGCCCCCGTCGGGGGAATAGGCATACAGGGCCACATAGATCATCCGGTAGGGCCAATTGTTTGTTCCGCTCTGAATAAGTTGGGGATTCTTGGCCTCCCAATCTGGTTTACAGAACTCGATGTCTCCTCCACAAATGAGTATGTTAGAGCTGATGACTTAGAAGTTATGCTTCGCGAAGCTTTCGCCCACCCTGCAGTGGAGGGTGTGATGCTGTGGGGATTCTGGGAGCTGTTCATGAGCCGGGACAATGGGCACTTGGTTAATGCAGAAGGCGACGTCAATGAAGCCGGTAAAAGATATCTTGTTCTCAAGGAAGAGTGGCTGTCGAAATGTCATGGCCTTATCGATGGACAGGGCCATTTCGAGTTCAGAGGATTTCATGGATCGTATGAAGTTGAAATTGTGAGTCTTTCACAAGGAGAGAAAGTCACCAAGACATTTGTGGTTGATCCAGGTGAGGACCCTCTTGTAATAACCTTAAATCTCTAG
- the LOC130992545 gene encoding endo-1,4-beta-xylanase 1-like isoform X2, translated as MKPNEELNDTISRSATNVILNHDFSGGLHSWSPNGCDGFVVSSDSGYPQVIPASLNGRFAKVTNRNECWQGLEQDITNRVSAGSTYTVCAWVGILGSGQAVADVQATLKLEYQDSSVSYLPIGRTSASIGCFEKIEGTFCVSTMPHRVIFYLEGPPPGVDILVKSVVVSCPVSSQYDTQRKSFLFDDDGDIVQNPRFDGGLNNWSGRGCNIVLNESTAGGKILPQTGKYFASTANRTQNWNGIQQEITSRVQQKLAYEVFATVRIFGKNVSSADVRATLWVQTADLREQYIGVASVQATDKDWAQLHGKFLLNSSPSRAVIYLEGPPPGTDILLNNLVVKHAPKAPPASRPATQIALFGFNIVANSNLAKGTNGWFPLGNCTLGIGNGSPHILPPMAQDSLGPQEPLSGYYILATNRTQTWMGPAQTITERVQLFLTYQVSAWVRIGTGATRPQGVNVALGVDSQWVNGGQVEINDDEWHEIGGSFRIEKHAAKIIVYVQGPDPGVDLIVAGLQIFPVDRSARFKHLKKQTEKIRQRDVILKFTTSDSCTLFGTFVKIRQTQNSFPFGSCVNRTNIDNEDFVNFFVKNFNWAVFGNELKWYWTEPNKGSFNYKDADDLLNLCSSQNIQLRGHCILWEVETSVQPWIRALSRNDLMTAVQNRLTGLLTRYKGKFKHHDVNNEMLHGSFYQDRLGKDIRANMFKIAHLLDPSATLFVNDYHVEDGCDSHSSPEKYIQHILNLQEQGAPVGGIGIQGHIDHPVGPIVCSALNKLGILGLPIWFTELDVSSTNEYVRADDLEVMLREAFAHPAVEGVMLWGFWELFMSRDNGHLVNAEGDVNEAGKRYLVLKEEWLSKCHGLIDGQGHFEFRGFHGSYEVEIVSLSQGEKVTKTFVVDPGEDPLVITLNL; from the exons ATG AAGCCGAATGAGGAATTGAATGATACAATCAGCAGATCTGCAACTAATGTCATCCTTAACCATGATTTTTCTGGAGGACTTCATTCGTGGAGTCCTAATGGCTGTGATGGCTTTGTGGTTTCCTCAGACTCTGGTTACCCTCAAGTGATACCAGCTAGCCTAAATGGTCGTTTCGCCAAAGTTACAAACCGGAATGAATGCTGGCAAGGCCTCGAACAAGATATAACCAACAGGGTTTCGGCAGGTTCCACTTATACAGTATGTGCTTGGGTTGGAATTTTGGGATCTGGTCAAGCTGTTGCTGATGTGCAGGCCACTCTGAAACTTGAGTACCAAGACTCATCAGTTAGCTATTTACCCATTGGAAG AACTTCTGCTTCCATTGGGTGCTTTGAGAAGATAGAAGGGACTTTTTGTGTATCGACTATGCCTCACAGAGTTATATTTTACTTGGAGGGACCTCCGCCTGGCGTTGACATACTCGTCAAATCAGTAGTAGTTTCATGCCCTGTTTCCAGTCAATATGAT ACCCAACGCAAAAGTTTTCTCTTTGATGACGACGGTGACATCGTACAGAACCCAAGATTTGATGGCGGCCTTAATAATTGGTCTGGGAGAGGTTGTAACATTGTATTGAATGAGTCTACGGCAGGTGGAAAAATTCTTCCACAGACGGGAAAGTATTTTGCATCAACAGCAAATCGTACTCAGAACTGGAATGGAATTCAACAAGAGATAACGAGTAGAGTGCAGCAGAAGCTTGCCTATGAGGTTTTTGCAACAGTTCGAATATTTGGTAAAAATGTCAGTAGTGCAGATGTTAGAGCTACACTCTGGGTTCAGACAGCAGATCTGCGTGAACAATACATTGGAGTTGCGAG TGTGCAAGCAACAGACAAAGATTGGGCGCAGTTGCATGGAAAATTTCTTTTAAATAGCTCACCCTCACGGGCAGTTATTTATTTGGAAGGTCCACCTCCAGGCACTGATATTCTTCTTAACAACCTAGTTGTAAAGCATGCACCAAAAGCTCCACCCGCGTCTCGACCAGCCACTCAG ATCGCTCTTTTTGGATTTAATATTGTTGCTAATAGCAACCTTGCAAAAGGCACCAACGGGTGGTTCCCACTTGGAAATTGCACTCTTGGTATTGGCAATGGTTCGCCACATATCCTTCCTCCGATGGCTCAAGATTCTCTTGGACCTCAGGAACCATTGAGCGGTTACTATATTCTTGCAACCAATCGTACTCAGACATGGATGGGTCCAGCTCAGACAATCACAGAAAGAGTGCAACTCTTTTTGACATATCAAGTGTCTGCATGGGTACGAATCGGAACTGGGGCAACTAGACCTCAGGGTGTCAATGTGGCTCTTGGTGTGGACTCTCAATGGGTAAATGGTGGCCAAGTTGAGATTAATGATGATGAATGGCATGAAATTGGTGGATCTTTCAGAATTGAGAAGCATGCCGCGAAGATAATAGTTTATGTCCAGGGTCCTGATCCCGGGGTTGATTTAATCGTTGCAGGGCTACAAATCTTTCCAGTGGACAGATCTGCGAGATTCAAACACCTGAAAAAACAAACTGAAAAG ATACGCCAACGGGATGTTATCTTAAAGTTTACCACGTCAGATTCATGCACTCTGTTTGGCACCTTTGTGAAAATTAGACAAACTCAAAACAGCTTCCCATTTGGTTCATGTGTAAATAGGACAAATATAGACAACGAGGACTTCGTCAATTTCTTCGTGAAGAACTTCAACTGGGCTGTTTTTGGTAATGAGTTGAAGTGGTATTGGACGGAGCCGAACAAAGGAAGCTTCAACTATAAAGACGCTGATGACCTATTGAATTTGTGTTCAAGCCAAAACATTCAACTTCGTGGGCACTGTATCTTGTGGGAGGTGGAGACATCAGTTCAGCCATGGATACGTGCTTTGAGCAGAAATGATCTGATGACAGCGGTTCAGAACCGTTTAACAGGCCTGCTGACCCGTTACAAGGGCAAGTTCAAGCACCATGATGTAAACAATGAAATGCTGCACGGGTCGTTCTACCAGGATCGTCTGGGGAAAGATATCAGGGCGAACATGTTCAAGATCGCGCATCTGCTGGACCCCTCCGCCACCCTTTTTGTGAACGACTACCACGTTGAGGATGGATGCGACTCACATTCCTCACCTGAGAAGTACATTCAGCACATTCTTAATCTCCAAGAGCAGGGAGCCCCCGTCGGGGGAATAGGCATACAGGGCCACATAGATCATCCGGTAGGGCCAATTGTTTGTTCCGCTCTGAATAAGTTGGGGATTCTTGGCCTCCCAATCTGGTTTACAGAACTCGATGTCTCCTCCACAAATGAGTATGTTAGAGCTGATGACTTAGAAGTTATGCTTCGCGAAGCTTTCGCCCACCCTGCAGTGGAGGGTGTGATGCTGTGGGGATTCTGGGAGCTGTTCATGAGCCGGGACAATGGGCACTTGGTTAATGCAGAAGGCGACGTCAATGAAGCCGGTAAAAGATATCTTGTTCTCAAGGAAGAGTGGCTGTCGAAATGTCATGGCCTTATCGATGGACAGGGCCATTTCGAGTTCAGAGGATTTCATGGATCGTATGAAGTTGAAATTGTGAGTCTTTCACAAGGAGAGAAAGTCACCAAGACATTTGTGGTTGATCCAGGTGAGGACCCTCTTGTAATAACCTTAAATCTCTAG
- the LOC130992646 gene encoding uncharacterized protein LOC130992646 isoform X2 yields the protein MSEHEDVAPDFVRPSTINVHSNVSTYYRIDYLAIVKKALLDAGGQPLLDRFLGGCFGHFIDFKPGPKCGMALHYVVSRQIQSDDNGMWFFINGRKIYFSPKDYALITGLHFGSSNFDVIGDHHDVRNVKVFRTFCGGHQIRIAELVDTLNTFRIDDLDDSLHLRVAHVIVLYGMLLGYESDKYVASWIWAMVDDLDDFSRFPWGVYSYQTLSHYTYKCKPKKKYHFYGPVWALHIWSFEILSHLANEVGRLVDAVAHPRCLRWRFRSLPALKDLRHLFENELSQEERNGVREFEARK from the exons ATGTCTGAACATGAAGAT GTGGCTCCTGATTTTGTGAGGCCTAGTACGATCAATGTTCACTCGAATGTTAGCACGTACTATAGGATAGATTATTTGGCCATTGTTAAAAAGGCATTGCTTGATGCAGGTGGGCAACCGTTGCTTGATAGATTTTTAGGGGGTTGTTTTGGGCACTTTATTGATTTCAAGCCCGGTCCTAAGTGTGGTATGGCACTGCACTATGTCGTCTCTCGCCAAATACAATCGGACGATAATGGAATGTGGTTTTTCATTAACGGgcgtaaaatatatttttcccCTAAGGACTATGCACTTATAACAGGTCTGCACTTTGGATCATCTAATTTTGATGTGATTGGAGATCATCATGATGTAAGGAATGTGAAGGTGTTTAGGACTTTTTGTGGTGGTCATCAAATTAGGATTGCTGAATTGGTAGATACACTTAATACTTTTCGTATCGATGATCTGGATGACAGTTTACATTTACGTGTCGCCCATGTTATAGTGCTCTATGGGATGTTATTGGGGTATGAGTCGGATAAGTACGTGGCTAGCTGGATTTGGGCGATGGTGGATGATTTGGATGATTTTTCCCGATTTCCTTGGGGAGTATATAGCTATCAGACTTTGTCTCATTACACTTATAAGTGCAAGCCAAAAAAGAAatatcacttctacggtccaGTTTGGGCGTTGCACATTTGGTCCTTTGAGATCTTATCGCACTTGGCAAATGAAGTTGGGAGACTCGTTGACGCGGTTGCGCATCCTAGATGCTTGAGGTGGAGGTTTCGGAGTTTACCTGCCTTGAAAGATTTACGTCACCTATTTGAGAATGAG CTATCGCAGGAAGAAAGAAATGGAGTTCGCGAGTTTGAAGCAAGGAAATAA
- the LOC130992646 gene encoding uncharacterized protein LOC130992646 isoform X3, with translation MSEHEDVAPDFVRPSTINVHSNVSTYYRIDYLAIVKKALLDAGGQPLLDRFLGGCFGHFIDFKPGPKCGMALHYVVSRQIQSDDNGMWFFINGRKIYFSPKDYALITGLHFGSSNFDVIGDHHDVRNVKVFRTFCGGHQIRIAELVDTLNTFRIDDLDDSLHLRVAHVIVLYGMLLGYESDKYVASWIWAMVDDLDDFSRFPWGVYSYQTLSHYTYKCKPKKKYHFYGPVWALHIWSFEILSHLANEVGRLVDAVAHPRCLRWRFRSLPALKDLRHLFENEEERNGVREFEARK, from the exons ATGTCTGAACATGAAGAT GTGGCTCCTGATTTTGTGAGGCCTAGTACGATCAATGTTCACTCGAATGTTAGCACGTACTATAGGATAGATTATTTGGCCATTGTTAAAAAGGCATTGCTTGATGCAGGTGGGCAACCGTTGCTTGATAGATTTTTAGGGGGTTGTTTTGGGCACTTTATTGATTTCAAGCCCGGTCCTAAGTGTGGTATGGCACTGCACTATGTCGTCTCTCGCCAAATACAATCGGACGATAATGGAATGTGGTTTTTCATTAACGGgcgtaaaatatatttttcccCTAAGGACTATGCACTTATAACAGGTCTGCACTTTGGATCATCTAATTTTGATGTGATTGGAGATCATCATGATGTAAGGAATGTGAAGGTGTTTAGGACTTTTTGTGGTGGTCATCAAATTAGGATTGCTGAATTGGTAGATACACTTAATACTTTTCGTATCGATGATCTGGATGACAGTTTACATTTACGTGTCGCCCATGTTATAGTGCTCTATGGGATGTTATTGGGGTATGAGTCGGATAAGTACGTGGCTAGCTGGATTTGGGCGATGGTGGATGATTTGGATGATTTTTCCCGATTTCCTTGGGGAGTATATAGCTATCAGACTTTGTCTCATTACACTTATAAGTGCAAGCCAAAAAAGAAatatcacttctacggtccaGTTTGGGCGTTGCACATTTGGTCCTTTGAGATCTTATCGCACTTGGCAAATGAAGTTGGGAGACTCGTTGACGCGGTTGCGCATCCTAGATGCTTGAGGTGGAGGTTTCGGAGTTTACCTGCCTTGAAAGATTTACGTCACCTATTTGAGAATGAG GAAGAAAGAAATGGAGTTCGCGAGTTTGAAGCAAGGAAATAA
- the LOC130992646 gene encoding uncharacterized protein LOC130992646 isoform X1, which translates to MSEHEDVAPDFVRPSTINVHSNVSTYYRIDYLAIVKKALLDAGGQPLLDRFLGGCFGHFIDFKPGPKCGMALHYVVSRQIQSDDNGMWFFINGRKIYFSPKDYALITGLHFGSSNFDVIGDHHDVRNVKVFRTFCGGHQIRIAELVDTLNTFRIDDLDDSLHLRVAHVIVLYGMLLGYESDKYVASWIWAMVDDLDDFSRFPWGVYSYQTLSHYTYKCKPKKKYHFYGPVWALHIWSFEILSHLANEVGRLVDAVAHPRCLRWRFRSLPALKDLRHLFENEVLKCLILFLLFFYCMLILYKCTFDFIAKCTYKN; encoded by the exons ATGTCTGAACATGAAGAT GTGGCTCCTGATTTTGTGAGGCCTAGTACGATCAATGTTCACTCGAATGTTAGCACGTACTATAGGATAGATTATTTGGCCATTGTTAAAAAGGCATTGCTTGATGCAGGTGGGCAACCGTTGCTTGATAGATTTTTAGGGGGTTGTTTTGGGCACTTTATTGATTTCAAGCCCGGTCCTAAGTGTGGTATGGCACTGCACTATGTCGTCTCTCGCCAAATACAATCGGACGATAATGGAATGTGGTTTTTCATTAACGGgcgtaaaatatatttttcccCTAAGGACTATGCACTTATAACAGGTCTGCACTTTGGATCATCTAATTTTGATGTGATTGGAGATCATCATGATGTAAGGAATGTGAAGGTGTTTAGGACTTTTTGTGGTGGTCATCAAATTAGGATTGCTGAATTGGTAGATACACTTAATACTTTTCGTATCGATGATCTGGATGACAGTTTACATTTACGTGTCGCCCATGTTATAGTGCTCTATGGGATGTTATTGGGGTATGAGTCGGATAAGTACGTGGCTAGCTGGATTTGGGCGATGGTGGATGATTTGGATGATTTTTCCCGATTTCCTTGGGGAGTATATAGCTATCAGACTTTGTCTCATTACACTTATAAGTGCAAGCCAAAAAAGAAatatcacttctacggtccaGTTTGGGCGTTGCACATTTGGTCCTTTGAGATCTTATCGCACTTGGCAAATGAAGTTGGGAGACTCGTTGACGCGGTTGCGCATCCTAGATGCTTGAGGTGGAGGTTTCGGAGTTTACCTGCCTTGAAAGATTTACGTCACCTATTTGAGAATGAGGTACTtaaatgtttgattttatttttattatttttttattgcatgCTAATTCTTTATAAATGCACATTCGACTTCATTGCCAAATGCACATACAAAAATTAG